From the genome of Ralstonia pickettii, one region includes:
- a CDS encoding TetR/AcrR family transcriptional regulator, producing MPKAATSAPPESATEAATEAATEAKAPRRKRGRPAQDANEGLRRALIEQSARLFREKGYGNTTVRDIAAATGVHAGSWFYYFKTKQDILQAVIEHGLTVALADIEAIDIEDLPPREAMRQLVRAHLHTLLAPNQDFIPVMLYEWRSLDAQAQERIIALKDRYEGIWTRVIDRLHASGEWAQPTPVDRLLMFGALNWTAQWYQAGAGISIDALADQAVLFILRTPPQPVA from the coding sequence ATGCCGAAAGCCGCCACATCCGCTCCGCCGGAATCCGCCACCGAAGCCGCCACTGAAGCCGCCACTGAAGCCAAAGCACCGCGCCGCAAGCGCGGCCGCCCCGCGCAGGATGCCAACGAGGGCTTGCGCCGCGCGCTGATCGAGCAATCGGCCCGACTGTTCCGCGAGAAGGGCTACGGCAACACCACGGTGCGCGACATTGCGGCGGCCACGGGCGTGCATGCGGGCAGCTGGTTCTACTACTTCAAGACCAAGCAGGACATCCTGCAAGCCGTGATCGAGCATGGCCTGACCGTCGCGCTGGCGGATATCGAAGCCATCGATATCGAAGACCTGCCGCCGCGCGAGGCGATGCGCCAGCTCGTGCGCGCACACCTCCATACGCTGCTCGCACCGAACCAGGATTTCATTCCGGTGATGCTGTACGAGTGGCGCTCGCTCGACGCACAAGCGCAGGAACGCATCATCGCGCTCAAGGACCGGTATGAAGGCATCTGGACGCGCGTGATCGACCGTCTGCACGCCTCCGGCGAGTGGGCACAACCAACACCTGTTGACCGCCTGCTGATGTTCGGCGCACTCAACTGGACGGCGCAGTGGTATCAGGCGGGCGCTGGCATCAGCATCGACGCACTGGCCGATCAGGCGGTGCTGTTCATCCTGCGTACGCCGCCCCAGCCGGTGGCTTAG
- a CDS encoding MBL fold metallo-hydrolase: MAEHDIVTLPDSMRVFERGWLSSSNILFFDEEAHGGCALVDTGYLTHAPQTVALVQHALQDKPLRRLLNTHLHSDHCGGNAALQALYGSHTRVPAAQIDDVRRWDTDALSYGPTGQQCARFALPDSDADAGLADGMTARLGGFDWQVISAPGHDPHAVILFSADTRVLISADALWERGFGVIFPELEGESGFAEQQAILERIAQLDARVVIPGHGRPFTNVNAAIDASLGRLAYLRADPERNALHAIRVLVKFKLLEQQALSRDALFAWFTQTTLMPRLQARFFASQSMEALLDAAIAALVKAGAATVEHGRILNRD; this comes from the coding sequence ATGGCCGAACACGACATCGTCACCTTGCCTGATTCGATGCGCGTGTTCGAGCGCGGCTGGCTGTCGTCCAGCAACATCCTGTTCTTCGATGAGGAAGCGCATGGCGGCTGCGCGCTGGTGGACACCGGCTACCTCACGCACGCCCCGCAAACCGTCGCGCTGGTGCAGCACGCGCTGCAAGACAAGCCGCTGCGCCGTCTGCTGAACACGCATCTGCATTCCGACCACTGCGGCGGCAATGCAGCGCTGCAGGCCCTCTACGGCAGTCACACGCGCGTACCCGCCGCGCAGATCGACGACGTGCGCCGCTGGGATACCGATGCCCTCAGCTACGGCCCCACTGGCCAGCAATGCGCACGCTTCGCGTTGCCTGACAGCGATGCCGACGCGGGCCTGGCCGACGGCATGACCGCGCGACTGGGCGGCTTCGACTGGCAGGTCATCAGCGCACCCGGGCACGACCCGCACGCGGTCATCCTGTTCAGCGCGGACACGCGCGTGCTGATCTCTGCCGATGCGTTGTGGGAACGCGGCTTTGGCGTGATCTTTCCCGAGCTGGAAGGCGAGAGCGGCTTTGCCGAACAGCAGGCCATTCTTGAGCGCATCGCGCAGCTTGATGCGCGCGTGGTCATTCCCGGACACGGCCGGCCGTTCACCAACGTCAACGCCGCGATTGACGCTTCGTTGGGGCGGCTGGCCTATCTGCGTGCAGACCCCGAGCGCAACGCGCTGCACGCCATCCGCGTGCTGGTGAAGTTCAAGCTGCTGGAGCAGCAGGCGCTGTCGCGCGACGCGCTGTTCGCGTGGTTCACGCAGACGACGTTGATGCCGCGCTTGCAAGCCCGCTTCTTCGCGAGCCAATCGATGGAGGCATTGCTGGATGCTGCGATTGCGGCGCTGGTCAAGGCCGGTGCCGCCACCGTCGAACACGGCCGCATCCTGAACCGCGATTGA